The region TGTCTTATCGCCCCTATCTCTCTAATATTTAAATAGATTTTATCTTATTGTGTTATTTTGCAAGTTTTTATACGATTACCCCTGAACGCAGATTTCTACGAAAAAAATCGAGTCGATATAATCTATAATGTTATGCGCATGAACATACATAGGCTATGTAGGCTATAAATGGAGATGATGGATGGGCGATAAGTACCCAAATACTATGGAGAAAAGAACTTGGTTAAGGAAGCGGTCGGAAGATAACAACATTTACGTATATCTCGTAGAATCACCGCTGACATTTGGGCATTCACAGTTGATCCTTAAAACGGAAAATGTAATTCCTGAGGAAGACATGTTTGGGATGGCCGCGCCCGTATTAGTGGAGAGCATACGCATTCTTAAGGAAAAAATACCTGGAGCCATGGAAGATCTTGTTTGGAAAAAACTTCGCGACTATACACAAGCAAGTGGAAGACTCATTAAGATATTAATATTAAAGGTCAGTGCTAACGAAAAGGAAAAACAATACAAAGTCCACATAGTACCTTATTTCGAATCGCATTTATGCCTAACCACAATATTATTTCAAAAGGGGAGAGACATAGATAAAGGTAAAACCGGAGGAATGATTAGATGGTTAGGAGAGCAAGAAAAACGGGTCGACGATCAGATTGAAATATGGAGGGACACCTGTCATTTTCCAGTGGCCTTGGTAGAGTCCTTTGAATTGATAAAACTTGCTGACCACCTTAGAGGAAAAGAATACGCGGAAACGTTGGAAAAATAAAGATAAAAATTGTTTGCATAATCGGGTAGCCGGGGGTGTTTAGCCCCCAGCCCCCACACCACCTGGCATGCGGGTCCGCACCAGGCGGTTCATGAAGCCTATCGGGCCGTAGCCGGACAGTAGATGTTCACCTACGAGTCTGGTGTTGATCCGGGTCGGGTACTTCAATGACGCGCCCCATGTCCACTCCTCCGGTCGGATTCATCGTGTCATGAAAGCTCATTGCTACTCCTTCCCTGCTTCATGTTCGGCCCTTCGGCGGTTCACGCCTACTATGGCCTCTGCTGACTTCTGCTCAATCACCCCATGGGTTACCCCTTGGGACGCTTCCTGGGCTGCCTTAGGGTACGGTGGCTTATCCATTCCTTTCGAAATGGGCCTCAGTCCGGCTCCCGTAGCAATCCAAGGACGCTCGTTGAGCAGATCTCCCCGGATAAGGACGTGGACTTTCGCTACACAACCGCGGCATTTACCATATCTCCCGAACCCGGGGCTTCGTCATGTTGTGCTGACTTGCCCGGAAACTTGGCCTTGTATGCCGTTTACTCGCCACGTCCTGTGGCTCGCCCTTCGGGCCAGCAAAGCTGTTCAAAATCGTTCATCCTGACGATTTTGTCTGTTCGTCGGCTCATAGCTTTGCACTCCGGGTTACCGCTCCCTACGGTCGCTCTCGCCGTTGGCTCGTGGTCTCCGCTGCGCTTCGAACCCTTCAGACGGTCTCTCACGATTCCGCCCTTGCCTTCGGCTGGTACTTCTGCTAACGTATCACTACGTGGGCAGGGTTCACGTACAGGGGACTTGCACCCCTTAAGCTCACGCCCATGCCGGGCGTACACCAGGCGGTGCACCGGATCGCCGATAAAGCTGGCTCCCGGTGACCTCCGTGTAGCGGCAAAATATTCAATAGTAAGGAGGTGATGACCATGAAGAACGAATATACCGCTGTTGTAAAAAAGGAAGACGACTGGTGGGTTGGGTGGATAGAAGAAGTGCCCGGAGTTAATTGCCAGGAAAGAACATACGAAGAATTGAAAGAAACACTGGAGATTACGCTAAGGGAAGCGCTGGAATTCAATCGCCAGGATGCCCTGACCGCCGCTGGCAGCGATTACAAGGAAGAAAAAATTGCCATATGAAAAGAAATGAACTTCTAAAGTATCTGCGCAGTCAAGGATGCGATCTTTTGAGGGAAGGCGGAAGACATTCATGGTGGCACAATCCTGCCTTGAACAAGCGGTCGGCAATTCCACGACATTCCGAGATCAAGGATATCTTGGTAAAGAAGATATGCAGAGACCTTGGTGTAGAGCCCATCAAATAGCCGCTAACACAGCGCTACAGCCGACCGCTCAACCGCTACGCGGTTTCGGGTCGGCTGAGCTTGGCTGCCCGTTGGCTAGGCAAATCGGGATTAACTGAACTTGTTGAATAGAACTGGTAAGGTAATTTTTTCGCGTTGGGAAATTGGAGGCGTCTGAGGTATCTGATTATCATGGATGCTATGAATCAGCAAACTATATGGTTTTTGATAACCCTATGAGCTGTTCAAGGAACACCCTTACCTCTTCCTGTCTTTTTAAATAATAATCTGCCTCCGGGGTTCCCCCGATGCAGATGGATACGCCTCGTCCCTTTATGGCTTTGAAGGCATCCTCGTCCGTGGTGTCATCACCCACGTAGATCGGCATTTTTCTTTATCTGGTCCCTTTCTTCCTTAAGATAAACGGTGCGGTGCGGGAATGGAATCTCGATCCCCTCTTCTTTAAATCGTTTGAATATCCTCTTTCTAAGTTCGTGCTGGGCGAGATACTGGTCAACAAACTCTTGCACCTGGCATATCAGGGTAAAATCGAGGGAGCTGTCACCAAATCCGGGGATAAATCTGACCAAAGGCTCCGGGTCGGCCAGCAGGCCGGGTATCTCGCCGGCAGCCTTTTTTGTCTCTTCGACAAGGACTCTTTCCACCTTTTCGGGATCGGAGCTATAGCTTACCGAGACCGGAATCTGTAAAGACATCCTTTTCTCCGGCAGGTAATAGTTAGTCACTATGCTCTGGGACAGTTTGCTGTTCGGAATTACCACCATATTGTTAGGCAACATCCTTATCCGGGTAGTCCTCCAGGTGATATCCTCGACATAGCCCTCCTGGCCGTTTTCAAGCCTTACGAAATCTCCGATCCTTACGGACTTCTCCAGGAGTATGTGCACGCCGGCAAAGAGGTTGGAGAGGGTGTCTTGCAAGGCCAGGGCCACGGCCAACCCGCCCACGCCCAGGGCGGTGAGAAGAGGGGCTATTGATATACCGAGGGTGGTAAGTATTATCAAAAAACCTACGATCAAGATAGTACCATTTAAGATACCATGGACGAGACCGGTGGTGGGTATGGGAATAGCCGACTTCTCAATATAATTTCTAAATGCCTGTCCGGCCAGGTTAGCAGCGGCTATAGTGGCCGAAAGGATTAAAATGACGTGAATGGCTTTGCTTATATAAGATACGTATTTGGCCGGAAGTTCGGATATACCAAAACCAAGGTATAGTCCGATGGCAATGCACCAGTAAATAGACGGGGTCCGGAGAGAGTGTACTATAAGGTCATCGATTTTTGTATGGCTCCTTTCCGCCCACTTGTGAAGAACTCTAAAGGCCATGCTCCTTACAAAAAATAGGACTGTTACAGAAAAAAGGCTTACTAAAATCGGAATGGTCAT is a window of Thermodesulfobacteriota bacterium DNA encoding:
- a CDS encoding type II toxin-antitoxin system HicB family antitoxin, coding for MKNEYTAVVKKEDDWWVGWIEEVPGVNCQERTYEELKETLEITLREALEFNRQDALTAAGSDYKEEKIAI
- a CDS encoding type II toxin-antitoxin system HicA family toxin, whose amino-acid sequence is MKRNELLKYLRSQGCDLLREGGRHSWWHNPALNKRSAIPRHSEIKDILVKKICRDLGVEPIK
- a CDS encoding mechanosensitive ion channel family protein, whose translation is MTIKGMTIPILVSLFSVTVLFFVRSMAFRVLHKWAERSHTKIDDLIVHSLRTPSIYWCIAIGLYLGFGISELPAKYVSYISKAIHVILILSATIAAANLAGQAFRNYIEKSAIPIPTTGLVHGILNGTILIVGFLIILTTLGISIAPLLTALGVGGLAVALALQDTLSNLFAGVHILLEKSVRIGDFVRLENGQEGYVEDITWRTTRIRMLPNNMVVIPNSKLSQSIVTNYYLPEKRMSLQIPVSVSYSSDPEKVERVLVEETKKAAGEIPGLLADPEPLVRFIPGFGDSSLDFTLICQVQEFVDQYLAQHELRKRIFKRFKEEGIEIPFPHRTVYLKEERDQIKKNADLRG